One Chryseobacterium sp. StRB126 genomic region harbors:
- a CDS encoding alpha/beta hydrolase, producing the protein MQLTPKISQILNHLEKIQSFNPQNPLDDARKYLEVMSLQLSAKKEAVAMIEELDIPMETHQIPIRIYRPKGKTVQKSSAIVYLHGGWFIAGGYETHDAVVRKIANATGSAVIFIDYRLAPEHPFPAGLNDCLDVVQWIIDNADSLGIDQDQIGIIGDSAGGALSTAVSTQIGELFKFQVLIYPAVDNQLNTKTWEIYENGPVLNKQGGVDAWNSYLPNGESNNPLAIPVLIKDFKNTPSTLIIIAEHDPLADDARHLAENMQNAGVPLTTSFYKDMVHGFMHMGEILEETQLAVNEMADFAQQHFK; encoded by the coding sequence ATGCAGTTGACTCCTAAAATCAGTCAGATTTTAAACCATTTGGAAAAAATACAGTCTTTTAACCCACAAAATCCATTGGATGATGCCCGAAAATATCTTGAAGTAATGTCTTTACAGCTTAGTGCTAAAAAAGAAGCCGTTGCTATGATTGAAGAACTGGATATTCCAATGGAAACCCATCAAATTCCTATCAGAATCTATCGTCCAAAGGGAAAAACCGTTCAGAAATCTTCAGCCATTGTTTATCTTCATGGCGGATGGTTTATTGCCGGTGGCTATGAAACCCATGATGCGGTAGTCCGTAAAATAGCCAATGCAACAGGATCTGCCGTTATTTTTATAGATTATCGCCTTGCTCCGGAACATCCTTTTCCTGCAGGTTTAAATGATTGTCTTGATGTTGTACAGTGGATTATAGATAATGCAGACTCCTTAGGAATTGATCAAGATCAGATCGGAATTATAGGAGATAGTGCAGGGGGTGCTTTATCAACGGCTGTTTCTACCCAAATTGGAGAACTCTTTAAATTTCAGGTTCTGATTTATCCTGCTGTAGACAATCAGCTTAACACAAAAACCTGGGAAATTTATGAAAACGGGCCGGTTCTCAATAAGCAAGGGGGAGTAGATGCCTGGAACTCGTATCTTCCCAATGGGGAAAGCAATAACCCACTGGCGATTCCTGTTTTAATAAAGGATTTCAAAAATACTCCATCAACACTGATTATTATTGCGGAACATGATCCTTTGGCGGATGATGCAAGACATCTTGCTGAAAATATGCAAAATGCCGGAGTTCCCCTAACTACAAGCTTTTACAAAGATATGGTTCATGGCTTTATGCACATGGGCGAAATTTTGGAAGAAACGCAGCTGGCCGTTAATGAAATGGCAGATTTTGCTCAGCAACATTTTAAATAA
- a CDS encoding MFS transporter, with product MKKYAYIGCLGFIAVITTEFGIIGILPQVAEYYKISIDKAGYLLSAFALVIALTGPFMTLLTSGINRKKVMTASILMFLITGIISSFSPPFWLLMLVRILPAFLQPVYIATALSVAISGADNSKKNELMSTVFNGVAIAMVTTVPFATWISGLYSWEYSFMIQAAVSLVALGTIHFLLPSMPVKEKKSYGSQIKILKQPPFILSTLTNFFMITAWFSTYSYFADYLGKAKGMDTSMVSYMLFLFGIIGIIANKIAGKMLNKNVTVTLAFFLSGTILIPVLLYVSDGNLLATIFVIGIWGFLYSPSFLNASTYMISAAPDALEFANSLATSFGNLGVTLGTTIGGWIIITKGVEYTPWIGFIFGILAFLMMIVRNIVEKKGEVISGCPE from the coding sequence ATGAAAAAGTATGCCTACATCGGATGTTTGGGATTTATTGCTGTGATTACAACAGAATTCGGAATCATTGGAATCCTGCCACAGGTGGCTGAGTATTATAAAATCAGTATAGACAAAGCAGGTTATCTTTTAAGTGCTTTTGCTTTGGTTATTGCTCTTACAGGACCTTTTATGACTTTACTTACTTCGGGGATTAATCGTAAAAAGGTAATGACAGCTTCTATCCTTATGTTCCTCATCACCGGAATTATCTCTTCATTTTCGCCTCCTTTCTGGCTGTTGATGCTGGTAAGAATTCTTCCTGCATTTTTACAGCCTGTATATATTGCAACAGCACTGTCTGTAGCGATATCCGGAGCTGATAACAGTAAGAAAAATGAGCTGATGAGCACTGTGTTCAATGGGGTTGCCATAGCGATGGTTACTACGGTTCCTTTTGCTACCTGGATTTCGGGGCTCTATTCATGGGAATATTCGTTTATGATACAGGCTGCCGTGAGTTTGGTTGCATTGGGAACCATTCATTTTCTTCTTCCGTCAATGCCTGTCAAAGAAAAAAAGTCATATGGAAGCCAGATTAAAATCTTAAAGCAACCTCCGTTTATTTTGAGTACGCTTACTAACTTTTTTATGATTACTGCCTGGTTTTCCACATATAGTTATTTTGCTGATTATCTGGGAAAAGCCAAAGGAATGGATACTTCAATGGTAAGCTATATGTTATTTCTATTCGGAATTATTGGGATTATTGCGAACAAAATTGCTGGTAAAATGCTCAATAAAAATGTAACGGTAACGCTGGCGTTTTTTCTTTCCGGGACCATCCTAATTCCTGTATTATTATATGTTTCAGATGGAAACTTATTAGCCACTATCTTTGTAATAGGAATCTGGGGATTTCTTTATTCTCCGAGCTTTCTGAATGCTTCTACGTATATGATCTCGGCAGCTCCTGATGCGTTGGAATTTGCAAACAGCCTGGCCACTTCATTCGGAAATCTGGGAGTTACTTTAGGAACAACGATCGGTGGCTGGATTATTATTACCAAAGGAGTAGAGTACACCCCCTGGATAGGCTTTATTTTCGGGATTCTTGCATTTCTGATGATGATAGTAAGGAATATCGTTGAAAAAAAAGGAGAGGTTATTTCTGGTTGTCCGGAATAA
- a CDS encoding ATP-binding protein, giving the protein MIDNIKPKEATSIINSLVSGVVPKIGVQHITVGRSDEVNAFIGSLEDVKNGLSLVKFWIGDFGSGKSFMLHLLNTVALKQKFVVANADFTPDNRLYANDGKSVILYSAIMDNIAIQTKPEGGALQTLLEKWIEQVISKTAEENNIPLMEIRNDQYLELIQNSIMKTMNEITEVGGFDFGSAIVKYYEGYIKGDELLRRNALKWLKGEYTIKTEARRDLGIREIINDSNYYDMLKNFCKLFVSMGYSGFMINLDEAINLYKISVSASREKNYEKILSIYNDCFQGKVSNLFINFAGTKEFLENERRGLFSYQALKSRLEGNKFETYEFRDFAQPVIKLMPLNHNEIFVLLKKLKLIFDFNYKTELNITDEEISAFMEEMFNKPGAAEFLTPREVIRDFLNILNIIRQNPDVDKGRLFGDIEISDERPNDLILLDSIEEL; this is encoded by the coding sequence ATGATTGACAATATCAAACCCAAAGAAGCAACTTCCATTATCAACTCCCTGGTAAGTGGTGTGGTGCCTAAAATTGGAGTACAACATATTACCGTAGGAAGATCTGATGAAGTAAATGCTTTCATCGGTTCCCTTGAAGACGTTAAAAACGGGCTCAGTCTCGTAAAATTCTGGATCGGGGATTTCGGAAGCGGAAAATCTTTTATGCTTCATCTTTTAAATACGGTAGCTTTAAAGCAGAAGTTTGTAGTGGCCAATGCAGATTTCACTCCGGATAACAGGCTGTATGCCAATGATGGGAAAAGTGTGATTCTTTATTCTGCTATCATGGATAATATTGCCATCCAGACCAAACCTGAAGGTGGGGCTTTACAAACGCTTTTGGAAAAGTGGATTGAGCAGGTTATTTCAAAAACAGCAGAGGAAAATAATATTCCTTTAATGGAAATAAGAAATGACCAATATTTAGAGCTGATTCAGAATTCCATTATGAAAACAATGAATGAAATTACTGAAGTAGGCGGATTTGATTTCGGTTCTGCCATCGTAAAATATTATGAAGGTTATATCAAAGGGGATGAATTGCTGCGCCGAAATGCCTTGAAATGGCTCAAAGGTGAATATACCATCAAAACAGAGGCCCGTCGGGATCTTGGAATAAGGGAAATCATCAATGATTCCAACTATTATGATATGCTGAAAAACTTCTGTAAGCTTTTTGTAAGTATGGGCTACAGCGGCTTTATGATTAATCTGGATGAAGCCATCAATCTTTACAAAATATCAGTTTCCGCTTCACGCGAGAAAAACTATGAGAAGATTTTATCTATTTATAATGACTGTTTCCAGGGAAAAGTATCCAATCTTTTCATCAATTTTGCAGGAACAAAAGAGTTTTTGGAAAACGAAAGACGAGGACTTTTCAGTTACCAGGCATTAAAATCAAGACTGGAAGGCAATAAGTTTGAAACGTATGAGTTCCGTGATTTTGCCCAGCCGGTCATCAAACTGATGCCTTTGAATCATAATGAAATTTTTGTTTTGCTTAAAAAACTGAAACTGATCTTTGATTTTAACTACAAAACAGAATTGAATATTACGGATGAGGAAATTTCTGCTTTTATGGAGGAAATGTTCAATAAACCGGGAGCTGCAGAATTTCTTACTCCAAGAGAAGTCATCAGGGACTTTCTGAATATCCTGAATATCATCAGACAAAATCCTGATGTGGACAAAGGAAGACTTTTCGGAGACATTGAAATTTCCGATGAAAGACCAAATGATCTGATCCTTTTAGACAGTATTGAGGAACTATGA
- a CDS encoding winged helix-turn-helix transcriptional regulator, protein MGKIKENSTNNINKQYIQECDLSYAVCKIGGRWKLFILSKLKDNKLRFSEIKRAIPGITERMLTLQLKELEKEGLVKRTVYAEVPPRVDYELTDIARELIPIWDALNTWGGKHRKFIEKQEGCNTK, encoded by the coding sequence ATGGGTAAGATAAAAGAGAATTCAACCAATAATATCAACAAACAATATATTCAGGAGTGTGATTTGAGCTATGCCGTATGTAAGATCGGTGGAAGATGGAAGTTGTTTATTCTGAGTAAATTAAAAGATAATAAATTACGCTTCAGTGAAATTAAAAGAGCTATTCCGGGAATCACAGAAAGAATGCTTACGCTTCAGTTGAAGGAACTTGAAAAGGAAGGATTGGTAAAAAGAACAGTATATGCGGAAGTTCCGCCAAGAGTAGATTACGAGCTTACTGATATTGCCAGAGAACTGATTCCTATATGGGATGCATTAAATACTTGGGGCGGGAAGCATAGGAAATTTATTGAAAAGCAGGAAGGATGTAATACAAAATAG
- a CDS encoding MBL fold metallo-hydrolase: MKNLLDVENIQEICIMKIIPLKEGNFSASKTKDFTLLTEENFDTVTGIKMSVQPFLIITENDYILLDAGIGWKNEAGNTVVSEILERENIRPEQITKLLLSHLHKDHIEGAVTLTDGGYEATFPNAQIYIQKRELDFAMENKGNPSFDFDILEKLIQLPHIIWMNDDKGQITDEISYEVVGGHTPFMQVFWIRENKETVFYGADDLPQASYLKYHLAYKSDFDGRKAMELRLLWEKEAKESNWKILLYHDLNKAIIEA, from the coding sequence ATGAAAAACCTTTTGGATGTTGAAAATATTCAGGAAATTTGCATCATGAAAATCATTCCACTCAAAGAAGGTAATTTCTCTGCAAGTAAAACCAAAGACTTTACCCTTTTAACAGAAGAAAACTTTGATACCGTTACCGGAATAAAAATGTCTGTCCAGCCTTTTCTTATCATTACTGAAAACGATTATATCCTCTTAGATGCTGGCATTGGCTGGAAAAATGAGGCTGGGAACACTGTAGTTTCAGAAATTCTTGAAAGAGAAAATATACGGCCTGAACAGATTACAAAACTCCTTCTCTCTCATCTTCATAAAGATCATATTGAGGGGGCAGTAACACTTACAGATGGTGGTTATGAAGCAACTTTTCCTAATGCTCAGATTTATATCCAAAAACGAGAGTTGGATTTCGCAATGGAAAATAAAGGAAATCCCTCTTTTGATTTTGATATTTTAGAAAAACTGATTCAACTGCCTCATATTATCTGGATGAATGATGACAAAGGGCAGATTACGGATGAAATCTCATATGAAGTGGTAGGTGGCCATACCCCATTTATGCAGGTGTTCTGGATCCGGGAAAATAAAGAAACGGTTTTCTATGGAGCAGATGACCTTCCACAAGCATCATATTTAAAATACCATTTGGCATACAAAAGTGATTTTGATGGCAGAAAAGCAATGGAATTAAGGCTTTTATGGGAAAAAGAAGCGAAAGAGAGCAATTGGAAGATCCTTCTTTATCATGACCTGAATAAAGCTATTATTGAAGCTTAA
- a CDS encoding MFS transporter gives MQVNSTNAISRTVVWLMAIISGLVVANNYYNQPLLALISEDLHVSEAAASKISVLTQIGYALGLLLIVPLGDKFFRKKLILIDLFLVFGSLLWMTFANQLWMLYAASLLIGATSVIPQLFVPIAAELSSDKEKSANIGLVMSGLLLGILLSRFIGGIVGEVWGWRAMFGIAAGLMILVWLAVYKMLPELSPNFKGNYKELMSSVVHLAKTQPILQLASFRGAMAFGSMCALFTTLVFHMEKPPFNAGSSVVGSFGLAGAVGALAAAKVGNLQKYLDINRIILYSLLILIGSWGFTYFAGETYWGLIVGVILVDLGVQSSHIMNQTNYFLIKSNAVNRLNTVYMVSYFIGGSLGTWLASVAWQKAQWAGVCAVGTIFGVLALIAHILFCNKVNKS, from the coding sequence ATGCAGGTGAATTCTACCAACGCTATTTCCAGAACAGTGGTCTGGTTAATGGCTATTATTTCAGGACTTGTAGTGGCCAACAATTATTACAACCAGCCTTTACTGGCATTGATCTCTGAAGATCTCCATGTTTCTGAAGCGGCTGCCAGCAAAATTTCCGTTCTTACCCAGATCGGGTACGCTCTAGGATTATTACTGATTGTACCGCTTGGAGATAAGTTTTTCCGTAAAAAATTAATCCTGATTGATCTTTTTCTTGTTTTTGGATCTCTGCTTTGGATGACCTTTGCTAACCAATTATGGATGTTATATGCTGCCAGTTTATTGATAGGGGCTACTTCTGTAATCCCTCAACTGTTTGTGCCCATTGCAGCTGAATTGTCCTCAGATAAAGAAAAATCTGCCAATATCGGATTGGTAATGTCCGGACTTTTATTAGGAATTCTTCTTTCCCGTTTCATTGGCGGTATTGTAGGGGAAGTATGGGGCTGGAGAGCCATGTTTGGAATTGCTGCGGGATTAATGATTTTAGTCTGGCTGGCAGTGTATAAAATGCTTCCGGAACTATCTCCCAATTTCAAAGGTAATTACAAAGAATTGATGAGCTCCGTAGTTCATCTTGCTAAAACACAACCGATTCTTCAGCTGGCTTCTTTCCGTGGGGCTATGGCTTTTGGATCTATGTGTGCATTATTTACAACATTGGTTTTTCATATGGAAAAACCGCCTTTTAACGCAGGCTCATCTGTGGTAGGGAGTTTTGGTCTTGCTGGAGCTGTGGGTGCTTTAGCAGCAGCAAAAGTAGGAAATCTTCAAAAATACTTAGATATCAACCGTATCATATTGTACTCACTGCTGATTCTTATTGGAAGCTGGGGATTCACTTATTTTGCCGGAGAAACCTATTGGGGTTTAATTGTAGGAGTAATCCTGGTAGATCTTGGGGTGCAATCCAGCCATATTATGAACCAGACCAATTACTTTTTAATTAAATCCAATGCTGTAAACAGGCTGAATACAGTGTATATGGTATCTTATTTCATTGGAGGTTCACTAGGAACATGGCTGGCATCTGTTGCTTGGCAGAAAGCACAATGGGCAGGCGTTTGCGCTGTAGGAACTATCTTTGGCGTTTTGGCTTTAATTGCTCATATCTTATTTTGTAATAAAGTCAATAAATCATAA
- a CDS encoding NUDIX hydrolase codes for MDYMDSREQILQKSAEAKELYLPHISVDPVVFGFDQNELKVLLVRMNYKKQWLLPGGYVRRDDDLDEAVVRVLKDRAGVTDVFLEEFGVFGRKNRSQLYFDEFDETLFQKQRFISVGYYALYNSSEINPVADDVSEACEWVYLRQLPEIVLGMDHREIIEKALLTLREKISTKPIGYNLMPEKFTLPELQKLYEAILGKSLNRGNFYRKIKNLNVLKKLDEQKYVGAHRSPDLYSFDIENYEKALEDGLNNW; via the coding sequence ATGGATTATATGGATTCCAGAGAACAGATCTTACAGAAATCTGCAGAAGCAAAAGAACTTTATCTTCCCCATATTTCAGTGGACCCGGTTGTTTTTGGTTTTGACCAGAATGAGCTTAAGGTATTACTGGTAAGAATGAATTATAAAAAACAGTGGCTTCTGCCGGGTGGTTATGTAAGAAGAGATGATGATCTGGATGAAGCAGTAGTAAGAGTGTTGAAAGACAGAGCAGGTGTTACTGATGTATTTCTGGAAGAATTCGGTGTTTTTGGAAGAAAAAACAGAAGTCAGCTCTATTTTGATGAGTTTGATGAAACCCTGTTCCAAAAGCAGCGGTTTATTTCCGTAGGATATTATGCGCTTTATAATTCCTCTGAAATTAATCCTGTAGCCGATGATGTAAGTGAAGCCTGTGAATGGGTGTATCTGCGTCAACTTCCTGAAATTGTTCTTGGAATGGATCACCGTGAAATTATTGAAAAAGCATTGCTTACTTTACGCGAAAAAATATCTACCAAACCCATTGGATACAATCTGATGCCGGAAAAATTCACCCTTCCGGAACTACAGAAACTATACGAGGCAATATTAGGCAAATCACTTAACCGAGGGAATTTCTACAGAAAAATTAAAAATCTGAATGTTTTAAAAAAACTTGATGAACAAAAATATGTAGGCGCTCACAGATCTCCCGATCTTTACTCCTTTGATATAGAAAATTATGAGAAAGCTTTGGAAGACGGTTTGAACAACTGGTAA
- a CDS encoding tellurite resistance TerB C-terminal domain-containing protein, producing MQNDNTIDDSIIDVSGNREIPIDFGNIASVPDSQSNTYDPDSWKIGQKYTRKLSLSEAQTKMLDKMSFSGNVFNEIEYCKVQILKQFIRAVEYLFEHCIPVNKSYSTVVDELSEIIVCLRYNYRKDSLNYNYTYESVQTEIFNHILKLCENNVRDVYGIKRKINTDFNYNHPDILHQYNRKVVSKLQAFLTENQHQILDADYKTNIILNENNTNRWKTKFDEIKEDYSNPLAFEREIFRLTEVNIKNPSADAIFFEASKFVAEHDKTCALKLYIHYLDKDLNSPKFDQRQLNKTVQKSLFSTKEQLSDFEKILSEFITDRNLDNAIEKANLLYAPKRKRITIDPEAIKNIQALDSETAGILGQILNEEESEDSVNAEEVSNQQEVTITIPQIQESHSSKYLDELNLSAIQKEILDLFEKQSFNILQADFEEFIKTKGLFMGSTIDSINESCYETLDDILVEEEDEYFIINTNYYKKLLNND from the coding sequence ATGCAGAATGATAATACAATTGATGATTCCATTATAGATGTTTCAGGAAACAGAGAAATACCAATTGATTTTGGAAATATAGCCTCTGTTCCGGATTCTCAATCTAATACTTATGATCCGGATTCCTGGAAAATCGGACAAAAATATACCCGTAAGTTATCCCTGAGTGAAGCTCAGACCAAAATGCTGGATAAAATGTCTTTTTCCGGCAATGTTTTCAATGAAATAGAATATTGTAAAGTTCAGATATTAAAACAGTTTATAAGAGCTGTTGAATACCTGTTTGAACACTGTATACCTGTGAATAAATCTTACTCTACAGTTGTTGACGAGCTTTCGGAAATCATTGTGTGCCTTCGTTACAATTACAGGAAAGACAGTTTAAACTACAATTATACCTATGAGTCTGTACAGACTGAAATTTTCAATCACATTCTAAAATTATGTGAAAATAATGTTCGTGATGTATACGGTATCAAAAGAAAAATCAATACCGATTTCAATTATAATCATCCTGATATTCTTCATCAGTACAATAGAAAAGTGGTTTCAAAGCTGCAAGCTTTTCTTACTGAGAATCAACATCAGATTCTGGATGCTGACTATAAAACGAATATTATCCTCAATGAGAATAATACGAACCGCTGGAAAACCAAATTTGATGAGATCAAAGAAGATTATTCCAATCCATTAGCATTTGAAAGAGAAATTTTCAGACTTACGGAAGTGAATATCAAAAATCCGTCTGCTGATGCTATATTTTTTGAAGCTTCAAAATTTGTTGCAGAACATGATAAGACCTGCGCATTAAAACTTTACATTCATTATCTTGATAAAGATCTGAATTCTCCGAAGTTCGACCAAAGGCAACTGAACAAAACCGTCCAGAAAAGTTTATTTTCCACAAAAGAACAACTGTCTGATTTTGAAAAGATTCTTAGCGAATTTATTACTGACAGAAACCTAGACAATGCTATTGAAAAGGCAAATTTGTTGTATGCTCCTAAAAGAAAAAGAATTACCATTGATCCCGAAGCCATTAAAAACATTCAGGCACTGGATTCTGAAACGGCTGGTATTTTAGGTCAGATTCTTAATGAAGAAGAGAGTGAAGATTCTGTAAATGCAGAAGAAGTTTCCAATCAACAGGAAGTAACAATCACCATTCCACAGATTCAGGAATCTCACAGCTCAAAATACCTTGATGAATTGAATTTATCAGCTATTCAAAAGGAAATTCTTGACCTGTTTGAAAAACAAAGCTTTAATATACTTCAAGCTGATTTTGAAGAGTTTATCAAAACCAAAGGCCTGTTTATGGGTTCTACCATAGATTCTATTAACGAATCCTGTTATGAAACCCTTGATGATATTCTGGTTGAGGAAGAGGATGAATATTTTATTATTAACACCAATTACTATAAAAAACTTTTAAACAATGATTGA
- a CDS encoding CatA-like O-acetyltransferase, whose product MKIVDLEQWNRKEHFEFFSQMASPYFGFTTEVDCTKAYDKARESGYSFFAYYYHKSMIAVNTVDELKLRIIDGQVVQFDFVHAGSTIGRPDGTFGFSFTPFSEDFETFNAALQDEIKGVHHSTGLRLSNERLGKDHVRHTTIPWNSFSAILHPTNFNNDESVPKISFGKFNIRDGRKYMPVSIEAHHGLADGIHIAKYLEEFQRQLDL is encoded by the coding sequence ATGAAGATTGTAGACCTCGAGCAATGGAACAGAAAGGAGCATTTTGAATTTTTCTCTCAAATGGCAAGCCCCTATTTTGGTTTTACTACCGAAGTAGATTGCACAAAAGCGTATGACAAAGCTAGAGAAAGTGGATATTCTTTCTTTGCTTATTACTACCACAAATCGATGATTGCCGTTAATACAGTTGATGAATTAAAGCTGAGAATTATTGATGGTCAGGTGGTTCAATTTGATTTTGTTCATGCCGGAAGCACGATTGGCAGACCGGATGGGACTTTTGGTTTTTCATTTACTCCTTTTTCAGAAGACTTTGAAACATTTAATGCGGCATTACAGGACGAAATAAAAGGAGTTCATCATTCTACAGGACTTAGATTAAGCAATGAGAGATTAGGGAAAGATCACGTTAGACACACCACCATTCCCTGGAATTCGTTCAGTGCAATTCTTCACCCGACCAATTTTAACAATGACGAATCGGTACCTAAGATATCTTTTGGTAAATTCAATATCCGCGATGGTAGAAAATACATGCCCGTTTCTATTGAGGCACACCATGGCTTGGCAGATGGTATTCACATAGCAAAATATCTTGAGGAGTTTCAGAGACAGCTGGACTTATAA
- a CDS encoding DEAD/DEAH box helicase, with amino-acid sequence MTAFNLLSEPIRKYIRDKKWESLRKIQEASIPKIITTDNNYVLISRTASGKTEAAFLPILSKVNFKEPGVKVLYISPLIALINDQFIRVESLCEYLDVPVTKWHGEAARGAKDRLLKSPAGIVLITPESLEAMFVNKPYNIQHLFSMLDYIVIDEIHSFLGSDRGTHLQSLLNRLQKVNVKKFSVVGLSATVSDANQYIELKNFLGDPKDTTIIRDNTPKPINAVFRYFEGSVNALPLPLPLLKDLYVRTRESKVLIFPNARGRVEEVAVKLKQISERVGGHKNYFSHHSSVDKEVREYVEFFAKNSTLQNFCISCTSTLELGIDIGNVDEVVQIDATHSIASLIQRVGRSGRREGKASNLFLYATDKWSLLQSLACWLLYQEQYIEPIAINEKPYDVLVHQILSIVKGTSGISSSRLLEEITGNSVFSKIKKEETEEIIIHLITLDFLEKLGNELILGMEGEDVVNNRDFYSLFETQIFFKVSSNGVKIGELPLSPQIRESENIYLSAKIWSIIDIDFKTKKIEVMPAKDGNKPTFFGDPADIAYRIREKMLEILISKEEYDFLDEMGREAIDDLRKEFSLFTINDFKTERPLLTSNELLSFYSFTSSKINRTLHFILNTLKVKNILHNEESLFEIEDYSSSELQIILKGIDRNQNMDQILIELLEKKPEVIDFSKWGKYLPIQYQASLLKEKYFDFEGCYTYLEHLKFAENKLEFSN; translated from the coding sequence ATGACAGCATTCAACCTGCTTTCTGAACCCATCAGAAAATACATCCGGGATAAGAAATGGGAGAGCCTGAGAAAGATACAGGAAGCTTCTATTCCGAAAATTATTACTACAGATAACAATTATGTTTTAATATCAAGAACAGCTTCAGGTAAAACTGAGGCCGCTTTTCTGCCTATTCTGTCCAAAGTGAATTTTAAAGAACCAGGCGTAAAAGTGCTTTATATTTCTCCTTTAATTGCCCTGATTAATGATCAGTTTATCCGTGTTGAAAGCCTTTGTGAATATCTTGATGTTCCGGTAACCAAATGGCATGGAGAAGCAGCTAGAGGTGCTAAAGACAGATTGCTGAAAAGTCCGGCAGGCATTGTTCTCATTACTCCTGAATCTCTGGAAGCGATGTTTGTAAATAAACCTTACAATATCCAACATTTATTCTCTATGTTGGATTATATTGTTATTGATGAAATCCATTCATTTCTGGGATCAGACCGCGGTACACACCTGCAGTCTTTGCTGAACCGGCTCCAAAAAGTAAATGTTAAAAAATTCAGTGTTGTAGGGCTTTCTGCTACAGTAAGCGATGCCAATCAATATATTGAGCTTAAGAATTTTCTTGGAGATCCGAAGGACACCACAATTATCAGAGATAACACCCCCAAACCGATTAATGCTGTTTTCAGATATTTTGAAGGTTCTGTAAATGCATTACCATTACCATTACCTTTATTAAAAGACTTATATGTAAGAACAAGAGAAAGTAAGGTTCTTATTTTCCCTAATGCAAGAGGCAGAGTAGAAGAAGTTGCCGTTAAATTAAAGCAGATCTCAGAAAGAGTAGGTGGACATAAGAACTACTTTTCACATCATTCCTCTGTAGATAAAGAAGTAAGGGAATATGTAGAGTTTTTTGCTAAAAATTCAACACTTCAGAATTTTTGTATTTCCTGTACTTCAACTTTAGAATTGGGCATTGATATCGGTAATGTAGATGAAGTAGTGCAGATTGATGCCACTCATAGTATTGCCTCTCTGATCCAAAGAGTAGGAAGAAGCGGAAGACGTGAAGGCAAAGCAAGTAACCTGTTTTTGTATGCTACGGACAAATGGAGTTTATTACAGTCATTAGCGTGTTGGCTGCTGTATCAGGAACAGTATATAGAACCCATTGCCATTAATGAAAAACCTTATGATGTTTTAGTTCACCAGATTTTATCTATTGTTAAAGGAACATCAGGAATATCTTCATCCAGACTGTTGGAAGAAATAACCGGCAACTCTGTTTTTTCAAAAATCAAAAAAGAAGAAACAGAAGAGATTATTATCCATCTTATTACCCTTGATTTTTTAGAAAAGTTGGGTAATGAACTGATTTTAGGAATGGAAGGTGAAGACGTTGTGAATAACAGGGATTTTTACAGCCTTTTTGAAACTCAGATTTTCTTTAAAGTTTCCAGCAATGGCGTTAAAATTGGGGAATTGCCATTATCTCCACAAATAAGGGAAAGTGAAAATATTTACCTGTCTGCAAAGATTTGGAGTATTATTGATATTGATTTTAAAACAAAAAAAATAGAAGTGATGCCTGCCAAAGATGGAAATAAACCTACATTCTTTGGAGATCCAGCCGATATTGCTTACCGGATCAGGGAAAAAATGCTCGAAATACTGATTTCAAAAGAAGAATATGATTTTTTGGATGAGATGGGTCGTGAAGCTATTGATGATTTAAGAAAAGAATTTTCTCTATTTACTATTAATGATTTTAAAACTGAAAGACCTCTATTAACCAGTAATGAGCTTCTTAGCTTTTATTCCTTTACCAGTTCAAAAATCAACAGGACTTTGCATTTTATTTTAAATACATTAAAGGTCAAAAATATTCTTCATAATGAGGAAAGCCTTTTTGAGATAGAAGACTACAGCAGTAGTGAACTGCAAATTATATTAAAAGGTATTGACAGGAACCAAAATATGGATCAGATTCTCATAGAGTTACTGGAAAAAAAACCTGAGGTTATAGATTTTTCAAAATGGGGAAAGTATTTGCCTATTCAGTATCAGGCATCATTATTAAAAGAAAAATATTTTGATTTTGAAGGCTGCTATACCTATCTAGAACATCTAAAATTTGCAGAAAATAAGCTTGAGTTTTCCAATTAA